A window of the Harmonia axyridis chromosome 5, icHarAxyr1.1, whole genome shotgun sequence genome harbors these coding sequences:
- the LOC123679707 gene encoding lipase member H-A-like, giving the protein MEKFLAVVILLWQHVNCQATPISIYVPNHMVPLPEGINNNLRNEGLILGNCKVVINDICPDPDIKFFLYTKSNPKVPEGVRIGSDPHVSNLTSTSFNPKNPVKIIIHGYNSDMYLNVLVEIKDQYLKTNDYNIFAIDWSPLCQSPCYIAALWNLKHVGACASQLVERIREFGVEDIHVIGFSLGAHVPSHLANALLPYKLPRVTGLDPAGPGFITASKENKLDKEDAKFVDVIHTNCFIQGLVEELGHVDFYLNGGIIQPGCWAESRFFACNHHRAPLYFAESINTQLGFWGWPCPSYFQYILGNCPPKDPQIIMGEHVNATSTGVHLVITESVAPFAIGKYTGPAIEIYLRANAQRKDVLKKYKRTIEDFLQEESYSPIVYNRTYLKEQLYEKFADEIMPEVFML; this is encoded by the exons atggaaaaattcctTGCAGTTGTTATTCTGTTGTGGCAGC acGTGAACTGTCAGGCAACACCTATTAGTATTTATGTGCCAAATCATATGGTTCCTCTACCTGAAGGCATCAACAATAATTTAAGAAACGAAGGACTTATTTTAGGCAATTGTAAAGTAGTTATCAACGA CATTTGTCCTGATCCAGATATAAAATTCTTCCTGTATACAAAGAGCAATCCCAAAGTTCCTGAAGGAGTTAGAATAGGTTCAGATCCTCATGTTTCCAATTTAACATCAACTTCGTTCAATCCCAAAAATCCggtgaaaataataatacatgGATATAACTCGGATATGTATCTGAATGTTCTAGTAGAAATAAAAGATC AATACCTGAAAACTAACGATTATAATATTTTTGCTATCGATTGGTCACCCTTATGCCAATCTCCTTGCTATATTGCTGCTCTGTGGAATTTGAAGCATGTTGGAGCTTGTGCTAGCCAGTTAGTGGAGAGAATCAGGGAATTTGGAGTTGAGGATATTCACGTTATTGGGTTCAGTTTAG GAGCTCACGTTCCATCTCATCTGGCCAACGCTCTTCTACCTTACAAGCTGCCGAGGGTAACCGGTTTAGACCCAGCTGGTCCAGGTTTCATAACAGCAAGCAAGGAGAACAAGCTGGATAAAGAGGATGCGAAGTTCGTAGATGTCATCCACACCAACTGTTTTATACAGGGCCTTGTTGAAGAGCTTGGTCACGTGGATTTCTATCTTAACGGTGGCATTATACAGCCTGGTTGTTGGGCTGAATCAA GATTCTTTGCCTGTAATCACCATAGAGCACCCTTATACTTCGCCGAATCCATCAATACCCAACTTGGATTTTGGGGCTGGCCTTGTCCTTCCTATTTCCAGTACATCCTTGGCAACTGCCCACCGAAGGATCCTCAGATCATAATGGGTGAACATGTTAACGCTACATCAACAGGAGTTCATCTAGTGATCACTGAATCTGTTGCTCCTTTCGCCATTGGAAAATACACCGGCCCTGCCATAGAGATTTACCTGAGAGCCAATGCTCAGCGCAAGGatgttttgaagaagtacaaaCGGACCATCGAAGATTTTCTGCAGGAGGAATCTTATTCACCTATCGTTTACAATAGGACTTATTTGAAGGAGCAGTTGTATGAGAAGTTTGCTGATGAGATTATGCCAGAAGTGTTTATGCTTTGA